From Triticum aestivum cultivar Chinese Spring chromosome 7B, IWGSC CS RefSeq v2.1, whole genome shotgun sequence:
ggcggttgggcgaGCGGTGGAGGAGGTGCGTTCGGCGCTGAACGAGCACGCTGACGTGGTGGCCGAGCTCTTCGGCCGCGTCTCCACCGAGCTCCGCGGCGGGTTCGGCCCCGCCGTCGACTCCTTCGTCGGCTTCTTCCACGCCGTCGACTGGAAGGTGCGTCTTTTTTCCCTCACCCCCTGCTTCGCTCGCTTGACCCTAGGATTTAGTCCACCGGGAAGCAGAAGCCGCTGCTGGTCAGTTTGCTCGTTGTCGAGCAAATCCAACGGACGCTGTGGTTTTTCACCGCTGGCCTCGCCTGGATCTCTCTTGAGAGGCAGCGATGGTCTGGGTAGTTATGCTACGTAGGACGAACAATTTCATGTGGTTCATCTCTGCGCGATTCCACTGCCTCCTCATTCCCGTGGACTAGTAACAATCGAACACCACACCGCTGCATCTAAGAGTAGAGTCTGCAACAGAATGCAAGTTACTTAATGCCGCTTGTGATTACTCCAATTTCGGAGCTTCCATGTTGATGGTTTACCACATGAAACTCAGTAGCTAGTACTTCTGTGTAGTCATATATCACTGTTTTCCTGAATCAACCGCTGTATCTCGGTTCATGTTTTATTGTGTAATAATCAACTTCGCCTCATCTGATGAGTAATCGTCGTCCCTGTTCGTACCTTGACTGATCTGTTCCTTCTGTGTCTTCAGGAACCTTGGTTGATCGGCATGATAAGTTTCCATGCCATTCTGCTACTGGTAACCATCATCTCCAGGAGGAACATCAATTTCCAACTTATCTTGTCAGCCTTAACATGTGAGTGTTATTTTCCTATTGTTCCTTTTTATTTGGCCTTCGGACTTCTAGTACTGTTACCAATGTTAATAGAATGTGTACATCATTAATGTCATACTAGTTCCGAATGCCATGATATACCGACCATTAGTATCGATATTTTTTATGATTTCTGAGCTTAGCAGTTTTATGTACTGTGTCTCCTTGAAACCGTCAAAATAATCACACTGCACATGTCAACTCTGTAAAGCTTATCTAATTTGCAGTGGCACGGGCAACGTCCAACTCCTGCATAAATGTTGGTTTAGTCATGTCAGAGGTCTCAGTGTAGCGTTTTTCTCTCCGGTTTCTAATTATGTACTTGCATGTGAGATGAGAAGACCTTCACCTTCTTTGCTATTGTGCCTGTTATTTTACATCCATATAAAATTTAACCACACAATTAGTTTGAATATTTCAACAAGTAATTAGTAAATGTAACCTTGACACTGAGAGATAATGTTTCCTCTTTCCATTCCGATGCAAGTCAGGATTTAAAGGCAAAGCGCCAGCAAGCAATAGCTTTTGTAATACGCTAGATTACCCCCTTTGCTTACCTGATGTACTTAACTCGTTGCAGTTTCTGGTGTATTCCTTGCCGAGAAACTAAACACGTTCTTAGGACAAAACTGGAAGAGCTTCTCAAGCCAGAATTACTTTGATCCCCAAGGCCTCTTCATCTCGGTCATGTGGTCCGGTCCCTTGCTCCTGATTACGATACTTATTCTGGTAAGCGCATAGTCAGTCTCATTCGCCGTGTCAGTCTGCATCCCCTTCAGCCTTCCTTATGCGTAGCTGCCTCCTCTGCGCTTGTTCCGCAGGTGAACACCCTTGTGACACTCTGCATGCTCATGGTAAGGTGGAAAAGGGCCGAGCTCAAGCACCGTGCTCGCGAGGCCCGCAGCAAGCAGGAGTGATGATGCTGCCCTGCTCTTGAACTGCGGATCTGTTGTGCGGTAGGAGATTAAGCTGCTGATCTAACGGAGAAGTTTGATTGAACAGTAAAGTGGAAAGTTAATTAGtccttgattttgatttgatggtctCGCGTTTGGTCTCTGATACTGAAGCACACGGTTTTACACATGTATTAGCTGCTGTTCGCCAAATTAAGGGATATATGTTTGTGAAGGGAGCTCTGAATGTTATTTGGATGGCTGCAGGAGTCAAGTGCCGTCGTATATGCATTGCTTTGTCATCTAAAGAATTGCCTCTCCAAAACCTCGGTTTCATATGTTCTAACTTCTACTATATGATTGGTTCACTTTTTTTCAGTTACTTGAGACGGCAGTTTAGATTGGAACATAAAGTGATTTGGTTTGAGTTGATGTTGCGCGGAGTCCATTCCTGAACCTTATGGCACGTCACTCCACCCTTTATTTGTTTATGCACTCCCTACCTCTCACCCCCGGCCAATCCCTCGTGATGCATGGACGTCCTCGGGCCTCCTTTCCTCCCTCGCTCGAGTAGCCATCCTGATCTCTCCTTTCCTCATCCTTTGTGCCCCCTTCCCCCCTTCTGTCTCTCCTCTGATCTACCGTTCTGTCCCTGATCAAGCTCTACTTGACCCTCCACCTTATTTGCCAGCCCCTTCCTCCTTGCCTACTTCTCTACTGCTCATCTCCTCCCCAAAAAACGTCGCAGCGTGTCGCGCCCTGAGCACAAAATCTAAACGTTTGCTCCCTACTTTTCCAAGGAAATAgaaaacaaatactccctccgtttcaaaata
This genomic window contains:
- the LOC123161502 gene encoding transmembrane protein 18, with amino-acid sequence MAASSSSPAAAAVGRAVEEVRSALNEHADVVAELFGRVSTELRGGFGPAVDSFVGFFHAVDWKEPWLIGMISFHAILLLVTIISRRNINFQLILSALTFSGVFLAEKLNTFLGQNWKSFSSQNYFDPQGLFISVMWSGPLLLITILILVNTLVTLCMLMVRWKRAELKHRAREARSKQE